A stretch of Leptospira terpstrae serovar Hualin str. LT 11-33 = ATCC 700639 DNA encodes these proteins:
- a CDS encoding class I SAM-dependent methyltransferase yields the protein MSETEYYRSQSYQEYLLSSHRREVCPPEDVYAFFNWKGLNNLVDFGSGLGFYFQEFRKWFPHVWIWAAECQQEIIDMVLRRKLIEGIEQLTPFHMDQSDHPLLPEWVPVPEIIFASLTLSTFPNPGLAMDGLIRSMKSGGRLFIIDWSKTESGFGPKINEKISMDKMKFLAEEYKLEVTKSGRISEHFYGMEVKASSNFIYGYYDLKEEEDEDTAVFKQ from the coding sequence ATGTCCGAAACGGAATACTACCGTTCCCAAAGTTACCAGGAATATCTGCTCTCTAGCCATAGAAGAGAGGTCTGTCCTCCGGAAGATGTGTATGCATTTTTCAATTGGAAAGGCCTAAACAACCTAGTGGACTTCGGGAGTGGGCTTGGGTTCTATTTCCAAGAGTTTAGAAAATGGTTTCCCCATGTTTGGATCTGGGCTGCAGAATGCCAACAAGAGATCATTGATATGGTCCTTCGCCGCAAACTAATAGAAGGAATCGAACAACTCACTCCTTTCCATATGGACCAATCTGACCACCCCCTCCTTCCAGAATGGGTTCCTGTTCCTGAAATTATCTTTGCCTCACTCACACTTTCCACTTTTCCAAACCCAGGCCTTGCGATGGATGGACTCATCCGTTCTATGAAATCAGGAGGACGGTTGTTTATTATTGATTGGTCGAAAACTGAATCAGGTTTTGGCCCCAAAATCAATGAAAAGATATCTATGGACAAAATGAAATTCCTTGCTGAGGAATATAAATTGGAAGTCACTAAATCTGGTAGAATCTCTGAACATTTTTATGGAATGGAAGTGAAAGCTAGTTCCAACTTTATTTATGGTTACTATGATCTCAAAGAAGAAGAAGACGAAGATACAGCTGTATTCAAACAATAA